Part of the Paenibacillus kyungheensis genome, TCTTTAAAGCTCTAAATCTTTAAAATCTCTACAAGCCTTACCATCTCTACAACCATAAAAGCTAAACTACAAAACATTCCAATACCAAAATAAGTACCAAAACATCAAGCATGCAAAGCATGGAGAGTATTTCAAGCATTCAGATGTTCAAGGTGTTTATGTACAAACCCGCGTGGAAAAAGTGTAGGTACCTCTAGCGGAGGGGATAGAATGTTCTGAAAGTCGCATTTAAGACTCGGATATCGACTGCTTGCAGTCTAATTCAGATATCCGATCTTAACAGCGATGGGAAGAACATCTATCCCCGAAGCGTCCGTACCTCACCTCAACCACCGCCCACTCGAAAGGAGCAATGACCATGGGATTTCAAACTGAATTTAACTCTGTATGCAAATTCAAAAACGAACAAGAACTGCTCGAACTTTTAGAATACGGCAAAGGCAAAATGCTCAAAAGTGGATTTCGCGTCTATCCAACCGGACAAAAAGTTATCGCTTATACACCGAAAAATGTAGCAATCGCAATTGTGAAAATCACAGCATCTATCGCCGAGATCAATTTTCAAGGTCGGGAAGTAACCGCAGTAGAATTGGAATTAGTTCGCAAATTAACAGAAGAAGAAGCACGAGTGCAGACCGATCTTGCACATGAAATGTTTTTCGGAGAGCAAGAATCGGTTTAATCATACACATACAGAATCCTATCATCATCAAATGCTTTTCTTCTGTATACACCAGTGAATATTACTCTAGAGGAGGCACTTGAAATATATGATTGTACGATTCGGCTATGTGGCGATGTCGCTTGAAATCGCAGATTCTTCACCTTCTAAAACAATGACTATGGCTAGATTTAGCAAACTGCCAGATCGCGAAGCAGGATTGCGTGCGTTAGAACAAATCGCAACAACCAACTTACACAATACACTGCGTTTATTACGCCATAATGTAGCAGAAGGCATCCAGATGTACCGCTTTTCATCCAAATTGATTCCGCTAGCGACTCATACTGATTTGCATGATTGGAATCCGTTTGAAGCGTTAGCAGAACCATTTGCAGAGATCGGCGAGTATGTGCGTAAACATGATCTACGAGTATCATTTCATCCCGATCATTATACAGTGCTCAGTACACCAAGACCGGAAGTGCTGATCTCGTCGATTCGTGATCTGCAATATCATGTGAATATGCTCAAAGCGATGGGGCTGGATGCTCGTTCCAAGAATAATATTCATATCGGCGGTGCGTATGGGGATAAGCCTACGTCTGCTGCACGTTTTGTAGAACATTTTGGTCGCTTGAGTGCAGAGATTCAGTGCCGGATTACGCTTGAAAATGATGACAAAACGTATACTACCGGTGAGACGCTTGCAGTCGCTCAACAGACTGGATTACCGATGGTACTAGATATCCATCATCATATGGTGAATTGTCATGGAGAACCTGCTTCAGACTGGTGGGAAGAAGTCGCCAAGACATGGAAATCGCCATTAGCAC contains:
- the uvsE gene encoding UV DNA damage repair endonuclease UvsE gives rise to the protein MIVRFGYVAMSLEIADSSPSKTMTMARFSKLPDREAGLRALEQIATTNLHNTLRLLRHNVAEGIQMYRFSSKLIPLATHTDLHDWNPFEALAEPFAEIGEYVRKHDLRVSFHPDHYTVLSTPRPEVLISSIRDLQYHVNMLKAMGLDARSKNNIHIGGAYGDKPTSAARFVEHFGRLSAEIQCRITLENDDKTYTTGETLAVAQQTGLPMVLDIHHHMVNCHGEPASDWWEEVAKTWKSPLARTDVPEGVHLPPKIHASSPKSETDRRSHADGVETGPLLDFLRVAARTSSHLDVMLEAKHKDHALFQLMRDLTMYENDGVRIIDGGSIEVFS